A window of Thermodesulfobacteriota bacterium contains these coding sequences:
- the mscL gene encoding large-conductance mechanosensitive channel protein MscL, with the protein MLKEFREFAIKGNVVDMAVGIIIGTAFGTIVQSLVNDVIMPPIGLVLGNVDFSNLFVVLKEGVPPGPYAALADAQTAGAVTINYGAFINTVISFLIVAFAVFVLVKNINRLKRQSEEAPPAPPEPSNEEKLLTEIRDILRNK; encoded by the coding sequence GTGCTTAAAGAATTCAGGGAATTCGCGATAAAAGGAAATGTCGTCGACATGGCCGTCGGTATCATAATCGGCACCGCATTCGGCACTATAGTCCAGTCTCTTGTAAACGATGTCATCATGCCCCCTATCGGCCTCGTTCTCGGAAACGTGGACTTCTCGAACCTTTTCGTAGTGCTGAAAGAAGGGGTCCCGCCAGGCCCCTACGCCGCCCTTGCGGACGCCCAGACCGCCGGTGCCGTAACGATAAATTACGGCGCGTTTATAAACACCGTCATCAGCTTCCTCATAGTGGCCTTCGCGGTGTTCGTACTTGTCAAGAATATAAACCGGCTCAAGAGACAGAGCGAAGAGGCCCCGCCGGCCCCGCCCGAGCCCTCGAACGAAGAGAAGCTCCTCACGGAGATAAGGGACATACTCAGGAACAAGTAA
- a CDS encoding SelT/SelW/SelH family protein yields the protein MTGTKNQNRVEIKYCRQCRWLLRASWMAQELLTTFSEELGEVALVPGTGGVFEVRVSGELVWSRKERGRFPDIKELKQLVRDHVAPGMDLGHSDA from the coding sequence ATGACAGGGACGAAAAATCAAAACCGGGTAGAGATAAAGTACTGCCGGCAGTGCCGCTGGCTCCTCCGCGCTTCGTGGATGGCGCAGGAGCTGCTGACGACGTTCAGCGAGGAGCTCGGCGAGGTTGCGCTCGTTCCCGGAACTGGCGGCGTGTTCGAGGTAAGGGTTTCGGGCGAGCTCGTATGGTCGAGAAAGGAGAGGGGGCGCTTTCCCGACATAAAGGAGCTCAAGCAGCTCGTCAGGGACCACGTCGCCCCGGGAATGGACCTCGGGCACTCGGACGCCTGA
- the aat gene encoding leucyl/phenylalanyl-tRNA--protein transferase yields the protein MPVYLLDSSISFPGPDMAEEDGLLAIGGDLSKERLLLAYASGIFPWYSEGYPIMWFSPDPRLIFELGGLHVSKSLMKTIKSGVFEVRFDTAFEEVMRLCAATARKGQEGTWITGDMLDAYTRLHHDGYAHSVETYRGDELVGGLYGVSLGGVFFGESMFHRVRDASKVAFYHLDRFLASNGFDFIDSQVPNSHMKSLGGKEISREEFLSRLAKSLEKKTLRGRWRYEPET from the coding sequence ATGCCCGTTTATCTTCTGGACAGCTCGATTTCATTTCCCGGCCCCGACATGGCCGAGGAAGACGGCCTTCTCGCCATAGGGGGCGACCTCTCGAAAGAGCGTCTCCTGCTCGCCTACGCAAGCGGAATTTTCCCGTGGTACTCGGAGGGGTATCCGATAATGTGGTTCTCCCCGGACCCGCGCCTCATCTTCGAGCTCGGCGGCCTTCACGTGTCGAAGAGCCTCATGAAGACGATAAAATCCGGCGTCTTCGAGGTGAGGTTCGATACGGCGTTCGAGGAGGTCATGCGCCTCTGCGCCGCGACGGCGCGGAAAGGGCAGGAGGGGACGTGGATTACGGGCGACATGCTGGATGCGTATACCAGGCTTCACCATGACGGCTATGCGCACTCCGTCGAGACATACCGCGGGGACGAGCTCGTCGGAGGGCTCTACGGCGTCTCGCTGGGCGGGGTCTTTTTCGGGGAGTCGATGTTCCACAGGGTAAGGGATGCGTCGAAGGTTGCGTTCTATCATCTGGATAGATTCCTCGCGTCGAACGGTTTCGACTTCATCGATTCCCAGGTTCCTAACAGCCACATGAAGAGCCTCGGCGGCAAGGAGATTTCGAGAGAGGAATTCCTTTCGAGACTCGCGAAATCGCTCGAAAAGAAAACCCTCCGGGGGCGCTGGCGGTATGAGCCGGAGACGTAA
- a CDS encoding SGNH/GDSL hydrolase family protein, whose product MKTVLCYGDSITWGFKPEDGTRYAYEERWTGVLQAKLGPGYRVIEEGLPGRTTCWDSPYLADRNGKASLPLVLETHAPIDIFVLMLGTNDLWTRFGFSAQDIAASCMSLAWTALRSMCGPGAGAPEIVLVAPPHLGALSPYMGLFFSGRQTESKKLGRELEKIAELLGCRFLDAAGVVKPSKADGVHLDAGANRKLAAAVAAAISGKPAGAEKPARKRN is encoded by the coding sequence ATGAAAACCGTTTTGTGCTACGGGGATTCCATCACGTGGGGCTTTAAGCCCGAGGACGGGACGAGGTACGCATACGAAGAACGCTGGACAGGCGTCCTTCAGGCGAAGCTCGGCCCGGGCTACCGCGTCATCGAGGAGGGGCTTCCGGGCAGGACGACCTGCTGGGACAGCCCTTATCTTGCCGACAGGAACGGCAAGGCTTCGCTTCCGCTCGTCCTTGAAACGCACGCCCCCATAGACATATTCGTTCTCATGCTGGGGACGAACGACCTCTGGACGAGGTTCGGTTTCTCCGCGCAGGACATCGCGGCCTCGTGCATGTCGCTTGCCTGGACGGCTCTCAGGAGCATGTGCGGCCCCGGAGCGGGCGCGCCGGAGATAGTTCTCGTGGCGCCGCCTCATCTCGGCGCGCTTTCGCCGTACATGGGCCTGTTTTTCAGCGGAAGGCAGACAGAATCGAAGAAGCTCGGAAGGGAGCTCGAAAAGATAGCAGAGCTCCTCGGGTGCAGGTTCCTCGATGCGGCCGGGGTGGTAAAGCCGAGCAAGGCCGACGGGGTGCATCTCGACGCCGGGGCGAACCGAAAGCTCGCCGCCGCCGTCGCGGCCGCGATCTCGGGGAAGCCCGCCGGGGCCGAAAAGCCCGCGCGGAAGCGAAATTGA
- a CDS encoding DUF962 domain-containing protein, with translation MAGGNHDREECGKEFGSFAEFYPFYLSEHSDPLNRRLHFAGCVLVIASVLSAVIFGEWLFFLLAPVFGYGLAWVGHFFVEKNRPATFKYPLWSLMGDWAMFGEIVTGKIRLQVTAGGLSCLSAAHSVYTKTDYRVKSKKHLRGICNLMPKLLVFQHVAHEILGTLDPLLRGSGFRIKYVNFERYPDYVPMLSGYDGLIVLGGPMNVDETGRYPFLKTEVRVIEKAIESDMPVLGICLGSQLIAKTLGSRVRKNREKEIGWYDVTPNTEGASDPLLSHFSETEKIFQWHGDTFDVPGGGTLLASSELCENQAFRYGDNVYGFQFHMEVDERMVERWLGIPENRKEIEEAAAIDPEKIRKDTPVHISRLKELSDASFAGFVNLFGFSKKRLTLPSR, from the coding sequence GTGGCCGGCGGTAATCACGATCGCGAGGAATGCGGTAAGGAGTTCGGCAGCTTCGCCGAGTTCTACCCGTTTTATCTGAGCGAGCATTCGGACCCCCTGAACAGGCGGCTTCATTTCGCCGGATGCGTGCTCGTGATAGCGTCCGTGCTCTCTGCCGTTATCTTCGGCGAGTGGCTGTTTTTTCTCCTCGCCCCCGTATTCGGATACGGCCTTGCGTGGGTGGGCCATTTCTTCGTCGAGAAAAACAGGCCCGCCACGTTCAAGTATCCCCTCTGGAGCCTCATGGGCGACTGGGCGATGTTCGGGGAGATAGTGACGGGGAAGATAAGGCTGCAGGTGACCGCCGGCGGCCTTTCGTGTCTCTCAGCCGCACATTCCGTATATACAAAAACCGATTACCGGGTAAAATCTAAAAAGCATCTTCGGGGAATCTGCAACCTTATGCCGAAGCTTCTCGTATTTCAGCACGTGGCCCACGAAATACTTGGTACGCTGGACCCTCTGCTCAGGGGATCCGGCTTCAGGATAAAGTACGTTAACTTCGAGCGGTATCCCGATTACGTCCCGATGCTTTCCGGGTACGACGGGCTCATAGTCCTCGGGGGGCCGATGAACGTCGACGAAACGGGGAGGTACCCCTTCCTCAAGACTGAGGTTCGGGTTATAGAAAAGGCCATAGAGTCGGACATGCCCGTCCTCGGCATTTGTCTCGGCTCGCAGCTCATCGCGAAGACCCTCGGCTCCAGGGTCAGGAAGAACCGTGAAAAGGAAATCGGCTGGTACGACGTTACACCGAACACGGAAGGCGCGTCCGACCCGCTGCTTTCGCATTTTTCCGAAACGGAGAAGATATTCCAGTGGCACGGCGACACGTTCGACGTGCCCGGGGGGGGGACGCTCCTGGCTTCGTCCGAGCTCTGCGAGAACCAGGCGTTTCGGTACGGGGACAACGTTTACGGCTTTCAGTTCCACATGGAAGTCGACGAAAGGATGGTCGAGAGGTGGCTCGGCATCCCCGAAAACCGGAAGGAGATAGAAGAAGCGGCCGCTATAGACCCGGAGAAGATAAGAAAAGATACGCCCGTTCACATATCGCGGCTGAAGGAGCTTAGCGACGCATCGTTCGCAGGGTTCGTTAACCTCTTCGGCTTTTCGAAAAAGCGCCTGACCCTGCCTTCGAGGTAG
- a CDS encoding AAA family ATPase has translation MRKVQELKASQVYRVCDLGSLNVESTDDLRPCEDFIGQKRAVDAIMFGLGMEYSEYNIYLAGPTGVGKSTTIETILDRVAKEKPTPGDWCYVYNFQNPNEPRAIDLPTGRGKVFKKDMDEFLQVLKTDIPRAFESKEFEEQRQNVMNEFQRKKNNLFEELQKKGAENQIQVQFSPTGIITIPLVEGKPVTQESYATLDDATKEEIQARKEKIDNLVAESLKTARKVENDAGEKIKELEKRVALFSVGQIIETLREKYTSFPKVIDYLDQMQKNILENIEIFLPEKNVPQAGMPFMVRGPQQPSPQFTEYKVNVVIDNSLTEGAPVIFETNPTYNNLFGSIEKEVRFGAMFTDFTMIQAGSLAKANGGYIVLEILDMFKYPFIWDALKKAIENEELRIEDIYQQYGFSGPVGIRPEPIKLDVKVILAGNSYMYQMLYSYDQDFRKLFKVKADFDSVVERNDETISQYSCFIRTICDRDRLKPFDRSGIERVIEYSSRLSGDQNKLSVQLGSITKILKEADYWSRVEGDEGSTRREHVEKAVEEKVYRSNMVEEKIQESIAKGVIMVDTEGMVTGQINGLAVYNMGDYAFGKPSRITCETYMGTEGLVNIERRARMSGNIHDKGVLILSGYIGSNYAQKVPLSLSASIGFEQTYEMIDGDSASAAELIVLFSSLSGVPVKQSLAITGSVNQKGQIQPIGGVNEKIEGFFEVCRAKGLTGEQGVVIPFQNVKNLMLKKSVVEAIKAGKFHIYPVETIEQATEILTGKEAGKRGESGKFKRGTINYLVDKKLREFAEDYRKFGRPQRPARKASENSDK, from the coding sequence ATGCGAAAGGTTCAGGAGCTGAAGGCTTCCCAGGTTTACCGTGTCTGTGATTTGGGCTCCCTAAACGTGGAATCCACCGACGACCTCAGGCCCTGCGAGGATTTCATCGGTCAGAAAAGGGCCGTGGACGCCATAATGTTCGGGCTCGGGATGGAGTACAGCGAGTACAACATCTACCTCGCGGGGCCGACCGGCGTAGGGAAATCGACAACGATCGAAACCATCCTCGACAGGGTTGCGAAAGAAAAACCCACCCCGGGGGACTGGTGCTACGTCTACAACTTCCAGAACCCGAACGAACCCAGGGCCATAGACCTCCCGACCGGCAGGGGGAAGGTCTTCAAGAAGGACATGGACGAGTTCCTCCAGGTCCTGAAAACGGATATCCCGAGGGCGTTCGAGAGCAAGGAGTTCGAAGAGCAGCGTCAGAACGTAATGAACGAGTTCCAGAGGAAAAAGAACAACCTCTTCGAGGAGCTCCAGAAGAAAGGGGCCGAAAACCAGATACAGGTGCAGTTCTCCCCGACGGGTATAATCACCATCCCCCTCGTCGAAGGAAAGCCGGTAACACAGGAAAGCTACGCCACACTCGACGACGCGACCAAGGAAGAGATACAGGCGCGAAAAGAGAAAATAGACAACCTCGTCGCCGAGTCTCTCAAGACGGCCAGGAAAGTAGAAAACGACGCCGGCGAGAAGATAAAGGAGCTCGAAAAAAGGGTCGCCCTCTTCTCCGTCGGGCAGATAATCGAAACGCTCAGGGAAAAGTACACGTCCTTCCCCAAAGTCATAGACTACCTCGACCAGATGCAGAAGAACATCCTCGAGAATATAGAAATCTTCCTCCCGGAAAAGAACGTTCCCCAGGCGGGGATGCCCTTCATGGTGAGAGGTCCGCAGCAGCCTTCGCCGCAGTTCACGGAATATAAGGTAAACGTCGTCATAGACAACTCCCTCACCGAAGGCGCCCCTGTCATTTTCGAAACGAACCCGACTTACAACAACCTCTTCGGCTCCATCGAAAAGGAAGTGAGGTTCGGGGCGATGTTCACGGACTTCACGATGATACAGGCCGGCTCCCTGGCCAAGGCCAACGGCGGCTACATCGTCCTCGAAATACTCGACATGTTCAAGTATCCCTTCATCTGGGATGCGCTCAAAAAGGCCATAGAAAACGAGGAGCTCCGTATAGAAGACATCTACCAGCAGTATGGCTTCTCGGGCCCCGTCGGCATAAGGCCCGAGCCCATAAAACTCGACGTCAAGGTCATACTCGCCGGGAACTCCTACATGTACCAGATGCTCTATTCCTACGACCAGGATTTCAGGAAGCTGTTCAAGGTAAAGGCCGACTTCGATTCCGTGGTCGAAAGAAACGACGAGACTATTTCCCAGTACTCCTGCTTCATAAGGACCATATGCGACAGGGACAGGCTCAAACCGTTCGACAGGAGCGGCATCGAGCGCGTGATCGAATATTCTTCCAGGCTCTCCGGCGACCAGAACAAGCTCTCGGTGCAGCTCGGCTCGATAACGAAGATACTGAAGGAGGCCGACTACTGGTCGAGGGTCGAAGGAGACGAGGGCTCCACACGCCGCGAGCATGTAGAGAAGGCGGTAGAGGAAAAAGTGTACAGGTCCAACATGGTCGAGGAGAAGATACAGGAGTCGATAGCCAAGGGCGTCATAATGGTCGATACCGAGGGCATGGTGACGGGCCAGATAAACGGCCTCGCCGTCTACAACATGGGCGACTACGCGTTCGGAAAGCCCTCACGCATCACGTGCGAAACGTACATGGGCACCGAGGGCCTCGTCAACATCGAGCGCCGGGCCCGGATGAGCGGCAACATACACGACAAGGGCGTCCTCATACTGAGCGGCTACATCGGCTCCAACTACGCGCAGAAAGTGCCCCTCAGCCTTTCGGCGAGCATCGGCTTCGAGCAGACGTACGAGATGATAGACGGCGACAGCGCCTCGGCAGCCGAGCTCATTGTTCTCTTTTCGAGCCTCTCCGGGGTGCCGGTGAAGCAGAGCCTCGCGATAACGGGCTCCGTCAACCAGAAGGGCCAGATACAGCCCATCGGCGGCGTCAACGAAAAGATAGAAGGGTTCTTCGAGGTCTGCAGGGCCAAGGGGCTCACTGGCGAGCAGGGCGTCGTCATACCCTTTCAGAACGTAAAGAACCTCATGCTCAAAAAGAGCGTGGTCGAGGCCATAAAGGCCGGGAAGTTCCACATCTACCCCGTCGAGACCATAGAGCAGGCGACCGAGATATTGACCGGCAAGGAAGCCGGAAAGCGCGGCGAGAGCGGGAAGTTCAAGAGGGGGACAATAAACTACCTCGTAGACAAGAAGCTACGGGAGTTCGCCGAGGACTACAGGAAATTCGGAAGGCCGCAGCGTCCGGCCAGGAAAGCGTCCGAGAACTCGGACAAATAA
- a CDS encoding WG repeat-containing protein, whose product MTNMKSFTLLASLLLLFVFQSCASKNPDYSGASGADILFPVERDFEWGFINRSGDLVIPYKYEGAVDFSEGRALVKKDGKWGYINEFDIMVITPQFEEAHEFSEGLAHVKIDGRYGYIDRVGKIVAEPEFEKAEPFSEGLASVKINGRWGYIDKTGRMKIEPRFERAFSFSDGLALIVEDGEGGFIKKNGDVFIEPKYDWAEGFSEGLACVAADGRYVYIDRFGEVKLKTDFDGARHFKEGAAAVTKREKQGFINKSGLIIVPIEYDQVGDFSEGYASMRVGPKWGFVNKRGEVVVEPRFHTAVSFSGGLAIVELGNGKWAYINRKGEFVWRSDEVK is encoded by the coding sequence ATGACGAATATGAAGAGCTTTACCCTGCTTGCCTCGCTGCTCCTGCTTTTTGTCTTTCAGTCCTGTGCGTCAAAGAACCCTGACTATAGCGGGGCTTCCGGTGCGGACATCCTCTTTCCCGTCGAGCGGGATTTCGAATGGGGGTTCATAAACCGTTCGGGCGATCTCGTGATCCCTTACAAATACGAGGGGGCGGTGGATTTTTCGGAGGGGAGGGCGCTCGTAAAGAAGGACGGCAAGTGGGGCTATATAAACGAGTTCGACATCATGGTCATAACCCCGCAGTTCGAGGAGGCGCACGAATTTTCGGAAGGCCTCGCGCACGTCAAGATAGACGGCAGGTACGGCTACATAGACAGGGTGGGGAAGATAGTCGCCGAGCCCGAGTTCGAGAAGGCCGAGCCTTTTTCGGAGGGGCTTGCCAGCGTGAAGATAAACGGCAGGTGGGGGTACATAGACAAGACGGGGCGGATGAAGATAGAGCCGCGTTTCGAGAGGGCGTTCAGCTTTTCGGACGGCCTCGCGCTAATCGTCGAGGACGGAGAGGGCGGTTTTATAAAGAAGAACGGCGACGTATTCATAGAGCCGAAGTACGACTGGGCCGAGGGTTTCTCCGAAGGGCTCGCGTGCGTCGCGGCGGACGGGCGGTACGTCTACATAGACAGGTTCGGCGAGGTGAAGCTGAAAACGGACTTCGACGGCGCGAGGCACTTCAAGGAGGGGGCGGCCGCCGTTACGAAAAGGGAGAAGCAGGGCTTCATCAACAAGAGCGGGCTGATTATCGTCCCCATCGAATACGACCAGGTCGGGGATTTCTCCGAGGGGTACGCCAGCATGAGGGTGGGGCCGAAGTGGGGGTTCGTCAACAAGCGGGGCGAGGTTGTCGTGGAGCCCCGGTTCCACACGGCCGTAAGCTTTTCGGGCGGGCTCGCCATAGTCGAGCTCGGGAACGGCAAGTGGGCATACATCAACAGGAAGGGCGAGTTCGTCTGGAGGTCGGACGAGGTTAAATAA
- a CDS encoding DMT family transporter has translation MNSTRFTRFLGSPDNKAILWMVLGGFDFATMAALIHALGKECDWLILAFLRMFLSFVFALILTLRAGITPIVLNRPLLWLRSFVGCSAMVATFYALTRLPISDVAVITETKPIWVALLAGYLLGEAAGKRIWVSIVMGMIGVVLVEHTHIGNGSIAGLAALYGALAGAVVMIILRKLRGLDPRVIVTHFAGTASLTCLVLIFALGKDFDLSFMSETKNLLMLAGVGVFGTVGQLAMTKAFAIGEAPGVSAAGFIKVGFSAGYDILVFRYAIELITLLGITLILGSTAWLIKPPARKTVKEVEMKEEEARGMETG, from the coding sequence ATGAACTCGACCAGATTCACCCGCTTCCTCGGCTCGCCCGACAACAAGGCCATACTCTGGATGGTCCTGGGGGGCTTCGACTTCGCGACAATGGCCGCGCTCATCCACGCCCTCGGGAAGGAATGCGACTGGCTCATACTGGCGTTCCTCCGGATGTTCCTTTCGTTCGTCTTCGCCCTAATCCTCACGCTGCGCGCCGGCATTACCCCCATAGTGCTCAACAGGCCGCTTCTCTGGCTAAGGAGCTTCGTCGGCTGCTCGGCCATGGTGGCGACATTCTACGCGCTTACGCGTCTCCCCATCTCGGACGTCGCCGTGATAACCGAGACCAAGCCGATATGGGTTGCGCTCCTCGCGGGCTATCTTCTCGGCGAGGCGGCGGGGAAGAGAATATGGGTCTCCATCGTCATGGGCATGATCGGCGTCGTTCTCGTCGAGCACACGCACATAGGCAACGGGAGCATCGCGGGCCTCGCCGCGCTTTACGGCGCGCTCGCCGGGGCCGTCGTGATGATAATCCTCAGGAAGCTTCGCGGGCTCGACCCGCGCGTCATAGTGACGCACTTCGCCGGCACGGCGTCGCTCACGTGCCTCGTTCTCATATTCGCCCTCGGAAAGGATTTCGATCTCTCGTTCATGTCGGAGACAAAGAACCTGCTGATGCTCGCCGGCGTGGGGGTATTCGGCACCGTGGGCCAGCTCGCTATGACGAAGGCGTTCGCAATAGGCGAAGCCCCGGGCGTTTCGGCGGCGGGGTTTATAAAGGTCGGCTTCTCGGCGGGATACGACATCCTCGTATTCAGATACGCGATAGAGCTGATAACGCTCCTCGGGATAACGCTCATTCTGGGATCGACCGCATGGCTCATAAAACCGCCTGCCCGGAAGACCGTAAAAGAAGTGGAAATGAAGGAAGAAGAAGCCCGCGGCATGGAAACGGGCTAG
- a CDS encoding alpha/beta fold hydrolase, which yields MPRIKVDSISLNYELSGSGPVVVFINGLTMDLNGWLFQVAPFGKRYTVLRYDCRGQGASDKPDGPYSQKMHAEDLSGLMDALGIDRAHVAGLSNGGMIAQHFALLYPDKLGALVLTDTSSHVKPLLRLTIESWIKAAEAGGSGLRYDVALPWLFSESFTEKNLEKLLAMRETNIINNPVRTLVNLSRASAAHDLRDWVSGIKAPTLIISGEEDILIPPKYARELREKIKGSALVILKDCGHAPPIEKPDEFNEIALEFLKKHDGLLKSAG from the coding sequence ATGCCGAGAATAAAAGTAGATTCGATAAGCCTCAACTACGAGCTCTCGGGTTCGGGGCCCGTCGTCGTTTTCATAAACGGGCTCACGATGGATCTTAACGGATGGCTCTTTCAGGTGGCCCCGTTCGGCAAACGCTATACCGTGCTTAGATACGACTGCAGGGGGCAGGGGGCGTCCGACAAGCCCGACGGGCCCTATTCACAGAAGATGCACGCCGAGGACCTGTCAGGGCTCATGGACGCCCTCGGAATCGACAGGGCTCACGTCGCCGGGCTCTCCAACGGGGGAATGATCGCGCAGCACTTCGCGCTCTTATATCCCGATAAGCTCGGCGCGCTCGTCCTCACCGACACATCCTCACACGTAAAGCCGCTCCTCCGCCTGACTATAGAGTCGTGGATAAAGGCGGCCGAGGCGGGCGGAAGCGGGCTCAGGTACGACGTCGCCCTCCCCTGGCTCTTTTCCGAATCGTTCACCGAAAAGAACCTCGAAAAACTCCTCGCCATGAGGGAGACCAACATCATAAACAACCCGGTGAGGACTCTCGTAAACCTCTCCCGTGCAAGCGCGGCGCACGATCTCAGGGACTGGGTGTCGGGCATAAAGGCCCCGACGCTCATCATAAGCGGCGAGGAAGATATCCTGATCCCGCCCAAATACGCGAGGGAGCTCCGCGAGAAAATAAAAGGCTCGGCCCTCGTTATTCTAAAAGACTGCGGACACGCGCCGCCCATCGAAAAGCCGGATGAATTCAACGAAATCGCGCTCGAGTTCCTGAAAAAACACGACGGGCTCCTGAAAAGCGCCGGATAG
- a CDS encoding HAD-IIA family hydrolase has product MKLADLFDCLLLDLDGVVYIGGRPTPGAGETIKRLRDDGKSVIFITNDPKRTAHGYSERLRELGVETVPEDVITSGMALAHHIKSVHGDVGGMKAYVVGSGSLKEEIALTGLSVVEGEEAYHADFVIVGGHPDFHYGEMKTATIAVRNGASFYATNRDPFYPSPEGLIPATGAILACIEVASGKTAVTVGKPESIMFEVALAEHLHRDKKRLVIIGDRLDTDITGGKRAGIITILTLTGSTKREDIAGSDIKPDYVINDLRDLYKDAPGA; this is encoded by the coding sequence ATGAAACTCGCCGACCTTTTCGACTGCCTCCTACTCGACCTCGACGGTGTCGTTTACATAGGCGGCCGCCCCACTCCCGGCGCCGGGGAAACCATTAAAAGACTCCGGGACGACGGCAAATCCGTCATATTCATCACTAACGACCCGAAGCGAACCGCACACGGATATTCCGAAAGGCTCCGGGAGCTCGGCGTCGAGACGGTGCCGGAAGACGTCATAACGTCCGGCATGGCGCTCGCCCATCACATAAAATCCGTACACGGCGACGTCGGCGGCATGAAGGCATACGTAGTCGGCAGCGGCTCGCTCAAGGAAGAGATAGCCCTCACGGGGCTTTCCGTGGTCGAGGGGGAAGAGGCCTATCATGCCGACTTCGTTATAGTCGGCGGGCATCCAGATTTCCACTACGGCGAGATGAAGACCGCCACCATAGCCGTAAGAAACGGCGCCAGCTTCTACGCGACCAACAGGGACCCGTTCTACCCGAGCCCCGAAGGCCTCATACCTGCCACGGGGGCCATACTCGCCTGCATAGAGGTCGCGTCGGGCAAAACGGCCGTAACGGTCGGAAAGCCCGAATCCATAATGTTCGAGGTCGCCCTAGCCGAGCACCTCCACAGGGATAAAAAAAGGCTCGTCATAATCGGCGACAGGCTGGACACAGACATCACCGGCGGCAAGAGGGCCGGTATAATAACGATACTCACGCTCACGGGCTCGACGAAAAGAGAGGATATCGCCGGCTCGGATATAAAACCCGACTACGTGATAAACGACCTCAGGGACCTCTACAAAGACGCCCCCGGGGCATGA
- a CDS encoding PTS sugar transporter subunit IIA, producing the protein MVGIVVVTHGELAKELISAVNFVLSSNPSVKMEGVCLDPDREFESFKQEIKTAIKKVKGNDGILLVTDMFGGTPSNISLTFLDENNIEVISGVNLPMLLKLATLSDKVTLMEAVKIAEAAGRDNIIVASKLLKNRNQ; encoded by the coding sequence ATGGTCGGTATAGTAGTGGTAACTCATGGAGAGCTCGCCAAGGAATTGATATCCGCCGTGAACTTCGTACTCTCGTCGAACCCCTCGGTGAAGATGGAAGGGGTCTGTCTCGATCCCGACAGGGAATTCGAGAGCTTCAAACAGGAAATAAAAACCGCGATCAAGAAGGTCAAGGGCAACGACGGAATCCTCCTCGTGACGGATATGTTTGGGGGCACGCCGTCCAACATCAGCCTGACTTTCCTCGACGAAAACAACATCGAGGTTATTTCGGGCGTCAACCTCCCGATGCTGCTCAAGCTCGCGACGCTCTCGGACAAAGTCACGCTCATGGAGGCCGTCAAGATCGCCGAAGCGGCCGGAAGGGACAACATCATCGTCGCAAGCAAGCTCCTGAAGAACAGAAATCAGTAA
- the rapZ gene encoding RNase adapter RapZ has translation MTSLVIISGLSGSGKSTAMNVLEDLGYYCLDNLPLALLPKFIELCESSKGDINKVALAVDAREGVFFNRAPEEIKELRDKGYPLDLIFLDSSDNVLQKRYKETRRRHPLSVNGSIAEGITRERKMLKDLKSLSDFTIDTSDFNVHQLKEVIKGRYERSDTNKLQINILSFGYKHGYPYDADMIFDVRFLPNPFFIDELKDLTGLDEKIRDFVLGKEDTKEYMKKLTDFLEFLIPRYEKEGKAYLTIALGCTGGKHRSVVLANELSRYFERLSPVTRHRDITKN, from the coding sequence ATGACGAGTCTCGTGATAATAAGCGGCCTTTCAGGCTCCGGCAAGAGTACGGCCATGAACGTTCTGGAGGATCTCGGATATTACTGCCTCGATAATCTTCCGCTCGCCCTTCTGCCAAAGTTCATCGAGCTCTGCGAGAGCTCCAAAGGGGATATAAACAAGGTCGCCCTCGCCGTCGATGCGAGGGAAGGAGTATTCTTCAACCGGGCGCCGGAGGAAATAAAAGAGCTAAGGGATAAGGGGTATCCGCTCGATCTCATCTTCCTCGATTCCTCGGACAACGTCCTCCAGAAAAGATACAAAGAGACCAGGAGACGGCACCCCCTTTCCGTGAACGGCAGTATCGCCGAGGGCATAACCAGGGAAAGAAAAATGCTGAAGGACCTGAAGTCCCTGTCCGACTTCACCATCGACACATCAGATTTCAACGTTCACCAGCTTAAAGAGGTCATAAAGGGCAGGTACGAGAGGTCCGACACCAACAAGCTCCAGATAAACATCCTGTCGTTCGGATATAAACACGGATATCCTTATGATGCGGATATGATCTTCGACGTCAGGTTCCTGCCTAACCCGTTCTTTATAGACGAGCTTAAGGATCTGACGGGGCTCGACGAAAAGATAAGGGATTTCGTACTCGGCAAGGAAGATACGAAAGAATACATGAAGAAGCTGACCGACTTCCTCGAATTCCTCATACCGAGATACGAGAAGGAAGGCAAGGCATATCTCACGATCGCTCTCGGATGCACGGGAGGGAAGCACAGGTCGGTCGTACTCGCAAACGAGCTGTCTCGATATTTCGAGCGCCTGTCGCCGGTCACGAGGCACAGGGACATCACAAAGAACTAA